One genomic segment of Oreochromis aureus strain Israel breed Guangdong linkage group 9, ZZ_aureus, whole genome shotgun sequence includes these proteins:
- the bloc1s5 gene encoding biogenesis of lysosome-related organelles complex 1 subunit 5, with translation MDKIAKDVGDIQSRLLDHRPVINAEIRYFMREFEEKRGYRESRLLENINKSVLETNEQMPPANFEDMKHQLSDINKRLDAANHMAERVQQRELEAQQGTQLKANMEQLKEDWAEFLKEQQRLKEEVDEEHARAVGQLSTKYNEKKKELAKFTL, from the exons ATGGACAAGATAGCTAAAG ATGTGGGTGATATCCAGTCACGACTGCTGGACCACAGACCGGTCATCAATGCAGAGATCCGCTACTTTATGAGAGAGTTTGAG GAAAAGCGGGGGTACAGGGAGAGCCGTCTGCTGGAGAACATCAATAAAAGTGTGCTGGAAACGAACGAGCAAATGCCGCCAGCAAATTTCGAGGACATGAAACATCAGCTGTCTGACATCAATAAACGGT TGGACGCTGCTAATCACATGGCAGAGAGAGTCCAGCAGAGGGAGCTAGAGGCCCAACAG GGCACCCAGCTGAAGGCGAAcatggagcagctgaaagaagactGGGCCGAGTTCCTGAAGGAGCAGCAGAGATTAAAGGAGGAGGTGGATGAAGAGCACGCACGGGCTGTAGGACAACTCAGCACTAAATACAACGAAAAGAAGAAGGAGCTGGCCAAGTTTACCCTCTGA